The genomic stretch AATGTCtgccctgaaaacacacagaatCGAATGTCGATATGCCCTGAAAACACACGACTGTCTAAATGCCCCGAAAACATACACTGAAAACATACAGGAATGTCtgccctgaaaacacacagaatCGAATGTCGATATGTCCTGAAAACACACGACTGTCTAAATGCCCCGAAAACATACAGGAATATCTGCCCTGAAAACATACAGGAATGTCACACTGAAAACACAGAGGAATCGAATGTCTGTATGCCCTGAAAACACACAGGATTGTTAAATGCCCTGAAAACACACAGGGTTGTCTAGATGCCCTGAAAACACACAGGATTGTCTAGATGCATTGAAAACATACAGGAACGTCTAGATAGCCTGAAAACATACAGGGTTGTCTAGATGCCTTGAAAACACACAGCAATGTTCAGATGCCCTGAAAATACACAGGATTGTCTAGATGCCCTGAAAACACACAGGATTGTCTAGAGACCCTGGAAACATACAGGATCATATAAGATACAGAATGCCTTATTCCTATTGACCTGAACATGAATGGGAATGGTGATCTATCTCATGTCAGTTCTGGCCCTATGTGGCCCTCGAGGAGAAACTGTGGGGTTGGGCAGAGTCCTTGCAATGCAACAGATTGGAGTCAAGGAGAGGCAGATATCAGCCACAGTGTGAGCAAACAGTGGATTTTAAGACCtaattcagttttcagtttcttgaattcaagtctaaaacctcgtcagttgactctctcagactctggtccgattcgcagaccaattctgagcttagctcacagactattatcaaattcattacggaccaagtattgttctaatgtcaagtgtatatgctttagtaacctgacaattgagcatataatttttcactgtagcttgatgaagccttttgtacacgaaagtgtgtcttcacaagtgactgagaacgttgatgtttttgactttttgcattcattatcagttgtttcgcttgtcagtttaacgacttctctcttacgaagtcctttaagtaatttcctgtaactgtatttagagtgttgtttttttgtttttgttttgttttgtttgtcttccaaatttcacccacatttttaccctcatttgcccagtttcccccaaccctccattcatccacatctcccaccccttctaaccgataatactcagatgtattcataaatactttaacaaaatgtcttcaatcaccgatatgtgtgacgggacattaaacaaaaattcctcctcctcctcagtttcCAGGTGGAAGTCCAGCCTTTGGAGatgccatggcagaatcggttagggaCTGGatttctggtccagtgttcatcagtgatcagggatcaaggccctgtttcggcatggtgttgtgttcttgggaatgGCAGTTTACtgtcattttcctcactccacccaggtgtgaacgggtacctgacttcaactggggaaggttaactcactcagtacggctagtcctctcttctcctctacacagacccttcagatgtccagtgggtgtctgaatgacccaacctttagcttccgtcgtcagaattgtggtattctttgtcaacattcacctcttcagtataagagccttctgcttgcaatattgtgatgatggtaattggcgtgaaacgctgttaacatcgtctctttcgccgttcgtatggagagagttaaaacagctgATGGACAATATCGGACCCTGCCTTTCCTACACtgagccttaactctctccatacgaacggtgaaagagacgacgttaacagcgtttcaccccaattaacatcatcaaaatattgcaagcggaaggctcttatactgaagaggtgaatgttgacaaagaataccacaattctgacgacggaagctaaaggttccgtcattaagacacccactggacatccgatgtgtctgtgtagaggagaagagaggactggccgtactgagtgagttaaacatagtggatatgaattcaatgcccTGATGGCTGTCAAAGGCTATGTGGCATTTATCCTTAACCCTTTTAATCCACACCCCAAACCCTTGAAgctgaaaacaagaaagaattgTGGCTCATGTTTTCAGttcaaaggaaaggaagaaagaaagaaatgcatacGGTGACGGAAGAGCAGCTGTCAGAGAAAACTGTGGGGGCAGCAGAGGTCTGACAGATGTTGATCTATGAGGCCCTGCAGCACTCAAGGAAATGGAACATTGGGAAGAACAAGCTCCTCTGCCTGGCTGACACTAAGTGCTGTCATGTTCAGTATGAGCAATGCAAGAGAACTCTCCATAAATATGAAGAAACTGTATTTGCGggtaacacccccctccccccacccacccaaaataaccaccaaaaaaaccccaccgagGTATGTCTGGTGAGCAATTccagaaaataaaaccaaacctTTCTATGAAAATGAAGTTGAGTTACATTATCAATTGTATATGGAAACCATAAAGCTACTATTTGCGTGATATtacttttgtcacgacagatttctctttgtgaaattcaggttgctctcccctgAGACAGCATGCCATGCCGGCACCCTGCACCAcagccatccttttttttcttctttttcttctgtctgcaagtgtatttgattCACTATCACAGTGGATGTTTCACACAGacttaaaaacaagcaaacaaaaaaacaaacaaaaaaacaacagatttctctgtgtgaaattcgggctgctctccccagggagagtgcgtcgctatgctacagcgtcacccatttttttcatttgtttttcctatcgaagtggatttttctacagaattttgccaagaacacctttttatatttttttattttattgccgtggattctttaacgtgcgctaagtacatgctgcacacgggacctcggtttatcgtcacatccgaatgaccagcttccagaccaccactcaaggtctagtggagggggagaaaatatcggcggctgagccgtgattcgaaccagcgcgctcagattctttcgcttcctaggcggacgcgttacctctgggccatcactccacatgtgaatTTTATGAGGGGCACCCACTTGctgctgttggttcttttacgtgcacaaagtgcatgatACATACGGGACCCAAAACACTAGCACCtgtaccaccactcaaggtccagtgtagCAGGGAGTCACAATCCCAGTTTGATGCGGGATTCAAATCTGTGGACACTTATCTTCCTAGACTGCTGCATTATCACTCGACTACTACTGGTCCACTGTTAcctgggaaacaaacaaacaaaaattgttgtAGAAACAACACAGGTAGGAGTTTCGAAGAGATGGCGAAGGACCTTGCAGCAAGGAAGTTCTGTTTCTGGAAAAACAAGATAATTATGTGTATTTCTAAAAAACCCAGTAAACTTACATGCCTATCATGAAGGAAGAtacaggtatgtatgtatgtatgtatgtatgtatgtatgtatgtacgtacacacacacacacacacacacacagacacacacaaacacacacacacacacgcgggcgcgtaCATGCGTAACCAagccctaaaaacaacaacaaaaaacaaaacaaacaaaaaaccaaaaaaaaaacaaccaaaaacaaaacaacaacaacaacaaccccccccccccaaaacaacaacaacaacaacaaccaaaaaaacaaaacaaaacaaaaaaacaaaaacaaaaaaaaaacaaaaacaaacaaacaaacaaaaaaaaaccccacacacgaCACTCACCTTGCACAAACCGCACGACACTGAAGAACTCCTTCACCACACCGATAGGGGCCTCGTTGTTGCCGGACAGCGATGTCCTGACGGTTGAGgcagcaccaccacccaccgTGACGTTCACACACATCACCGTCCAGTTGGCCTCCgtcacactccccaccaccccctctccactaACCGTCGTGGTTTCCACCCCAgacatacccaccaccaccaccaccaccaccaccaccacctttgtgAGCCGGGTCCTTCTTCACGCCGGGTCTGGTGGCACTGACAGAATTGTCTCTGGACTCATCCACCTTAGGTCTGGCCAGCTCCAgcaggtctttgttgttgttgttgttgttgtccctgttgGCGGGGTGGCCTGAGGCAGAGTCACCCCAGTCCCCAGAAGACCCCCCCGGgtagttgtttctgttgctggGGTCGGGGTTGGGGTCAGAACGACCCTGGTCTCTCCCTGGGCCGGGTCGGTCTCGATCTCGATCTCGGTCCTGATCCTGCTTGAGATTAGGATTGGGGAACTCACTGGGGAACCTGCTGTTGGGGTTCTCGCCGATGATGTCGTCTCGGTCTcgtccgctgctgctgctgctgccgctgctgggtttttgttgggagctctctcggtctctgtgcgAGTTGGGGCTGAAGGGGTCTCTGTTGCTCAAGTCCTCCCGCCCTGGCACGTCCTCCCCGGGGCGGAAGTGGTCCGTGCCTGGCAAGGACGAAGCTCTGTCCGGGTCGAACCTCGGAGTGTCAAGATCGGCGGCCGCCTCGGCGTTGACGTCCGATGTCGGGGGCTGACGATGATGGTGCAGAGGAGGAGGCTCTTTGTTCACGAGGACGGGGACGAtgcgtgaggggggaggaggggtcggggtggagggggcgaggtGATGGTGGGGGTACACTGCCCCTGGTTCCCTGCTGTCCTCTGCTGCACTGTCtgccacgacaaaaaaaaaaaaaaaaaaaaaaaaaggtacgaattactgtgtgtgtgtgtgtgtgtgtgtgtgtgtgtgtgtgtgtgtgtgtgtgtgtgtgtgtgtgtgtgtgtgtgtgtgtgaacccaatCAATGATCGCATGACAGAGAGTACGTGTCCACGCCCCCCTCAAAGCCGCTTCCTGCATGCAtgggtgtttatgtatgtgtgcggtggcaatgaataaagatgtatgactgcctgcattgacacacacacacacacacacacacacacacacacaccacacaaaaaatcaatgGCCTTGGCGTTGCACGCGGCTTTTAGTTACTGCTGTGTGAATGCAAGTTGTATGCAGCGGTGATGATGAAAAATATGAACGCCtgcgctggcacacacacacacacacacacacacacacacacacacacacacacacacacacacaaataaacgacAATGTCCGTGGCATTGCACATAGTTTTATTTTACTTACTGCATGAGTGATTTAGAAGTTGTATTGTTGGAGAGGTGATCGTCATTATCACATTTTGTTGACATGAGTTACATTTCGGTTTGGGTGGGTTACTTGTGAGTGAATCAAAAATGATGTTTTGGTGtgtatgttattattattcttatcattatcattattattattttatttaaattttttaatagctggtgtgtcacacacacacgcacgcacgcacgcacgcacacatttccaCCACAAGACATTCGCACAGTCCTATATGcaggcacaaactcacacagataaaatacacacactcactcactcactcccaactacacacacacacacacacacacacacacacacaccccccccattccctcccccccacaacccccccccccgcgcccccccaacaaaaaacccgaacCTACCAGCCGATGCCTTCTCCACCACAGTGGTGTCCGTGTTGAGGTAAGCCGTGTGAACCAACACCCCCGCTCCCGTCACCGGAGGAGACCCCTCGGACCAcgactcctcctcctctacctcctcctgaACCCCCTCACCAACCGCCgggctgctgctggtgctgctgcctctgctgctgctgctgctgctgctgctgctgggcctTGTCGACTCCCTGTCGGCTCCCCCGTCCTCTCCCTTGTCCACAGTCAGCTTGGTCACCTCCTCAGCCTCCTCCTGGTCCTTGTCCGCGTTGTCGTCCTTCTCcttcgcctccttctcctccttcttctctttctccttctctttctctttgtcctcgttcttgttctttttcttcttctttctcttcttgtgcCCGTGGTGGTTCAGACGCCCCCTGTGTCTTCGGATCTGCTTCAGGATCTTTTTGGGCACTgtcggagagagggggaaacgaTGATgatcgttagtgtgtgtgtgtgtgtgtgtgtgtgtgtgtgtgtgtgtgtgtgtgtgtgggtgggtggggtattttgtgtgtgtgtgtgtggggtggggtggggtggggggtttgtgtgtgtgtgtgtgtgtgtgtgtgatgtgggtgtggatgggtgggtggatggggtattttctgtgtgtgtgtgtgtgtgtgtgtggtgtggtgtgggtgggtgggtgggtggttttgtgtgtgtgtgtgtgtgtgtgtgtgtgtgtgtgagagagagagagagagggtgtgtgtgtgtgtgtgtgtgtgtgtgtgtgtgtggtgtgggtgtggatgggtgggtggatggggtattttctctgtgtgtgtgtgtgtggtgtggtgtgggtgggtgggtggggggttttgtgtgtgtgtgtgtgtgtgtgtgtgtgtgagagagagagagggtgtgtgtgtgtgtgtgtgtgtgtgtgtgtgtgtgtgtgtgtgtgtgtgtgtgtgtgtggtgtgggtgtggatgggtgggtggatggggtattttctctgtgtgtgtgtgtgtggtgtggtgtgggtgggtgggtggggggttttgtgtgtgtgtgtgtgtgtgtgtgtgtgtgtgtgtgtgtgtgtgtgtgtgtgtgtgtgtgtgtgtgaatcagaatcagaatcaattttaatgtcaattaaacctgaacaaggtttataagacatgcatgcaaagttacatgaaaccaagcacaaaagaaagcaaaaaaccccccaaaaaacaaagcaaaaaaaaaaaaaaaaaaaaaaaagcaaaacaaaaatagataaatgctgaacaagacattgaatcactcttgcacgctatgtgtgtgtgtgtgtgtgaatatgtgcaagTGTTACTGTggatgtatatg from Babylonia areolata isolate BAREFJ2019XMU chromosome 6, ASM4173473v1, whole genome shotgun sequence encodes the following:
- the LOC143283214 gene encoding uncharacterized protein LOC143283214, whose product is MYGSLTRTLQTLESYTCEGGTMTISCPPSTLISIQYAKYGRSVPSSQMCPRDTASSSSSSSSSSSSGRAPPGGQSYGRGGDSFIVGAAGGGAVTVRENTNCLAIRSLEVLLELCEDRAHCQVLAESTTFSQDPCPDTFKYLEVHYKCRPNEFERRTVCEGDQMELWCQKSKRLAIYSAVFGRQPNGTSPCPPNRPGYINCQAAETVSEVRTACQGRKRCEIQASEGVFGNPCAAGINKYLTVTFACVPKKILKQIRRHRGRLNHHGHKKRKKKKKNKNEDKEKEKEKEKKEEKEAKEKDDNADKDQEEAEEVTKLTVDKGEDGGADRESTRPSSSSSSSSSRGSSTSSSPAVGEGVQEEVEEEESWSEGSPPVTGAGVLVHTAYLNTDTTVVEKASADSAAEDSREPGAVYPHHHLAPSTPTPPPPSRIVPVLVNKEPPPLHHHRQPPTSDVNAEAAADLDTPRFDPDRASSLPGTDHFRPGEDVPGREDLSNRDPFSPNSHRDRESSQQKPSSGSSSSSGRDRDDIIGENPNSRFPSEFPNPNLKQDQDRDRDRDRPGPGRDQGRSDPNPDPSNRNNYPGGSSGDWGDSASGHPANRDNNNNNNKDLLELARPKVDESRDNSVSATRPGVKKDPAHKVSGVETTTVSGEGVVGSVTEANWTVMCVNVTVGGGAASTVRTSLSGNNEAPIGVVKEFFSVVRFVQGHQEKAILYLVLGICVGLILLLTAVLGRVVYKLKHHTHAKLDMTEPTHSRNVSHLVHHHGNHHSLLETPMLEHSDSIDRIEVVRFEPRGTTRSGYHSTLHSDSGDRSLNNYYG